Below is a window of Humulus lupulus chromosome 2, drHumLupu1.1, whole genome shotgun sequence DNA.
CAAATTGACTGAAGAATTTAGActgtatatatattatttgttgCTCTTATGCTGTTTTACAGTTATTGCATATAATAACCCTGCTATTTAACATTTTAGCAAATGGAAATAATATCAATACTAATCCAGAGAAACGAAAAATGGGATCACAACAAGAATTACGTTGATTTTGAACCTAGTGGGGAATTGATACCTAGAAATTGCAAATATGAAGAACTTGTGCATACATTGTTGTTGTAGTTACGTTGCAACCCTGCAACAACACAAATGCAACTATAGTATCAAGTGAAGGACGGCTACCCACCCCATAAAATAGTGGATGATGCAAGTCTCGTTTTCCACTTGCAGCTGAAAATGAACAAGTCTGACTTCACAAGGTATCCACTTTGTGTGAACACAGTAGACAACATGGCAACAACATCAAATCAAATTCTATTCTACGCATATAAAGAGCCAACAATAACAGTGAAACTGATGATGATTAAGAATGGACCACGAACGACAGAATCAACAATAGAGCAGCAAGAATGTGAAATCACAGAagaaattaataaaacatttgaCTTCATTGACTATGCAAAGTTAGTCACTGTAAAAACTTTGGAACAACTAGAGAATAACAAGAATAAGGACCTACCGCTTGACAATATAGACTCACTTGTAATCACAAACCCCCGCCATCCCAAAATTGAAATTGGTCAAATCTACAAAGATAAGGCAACACTAAAAAGCGTTCCCAGCTACTTTGCAATAACAAATCACTTCCAATATAGGTATTTAAATCATGCTCTAGAGAATAcaacattatttgtttggacaaAAACTGCAAGTAGTCTATAAGAGCATCACGGAATGGAACAACACAAGCATTCATCatcaaaaaatattacaaaatacacaCATACTCTTTGGAAATCAGATTCGGTGATCAACGACAAGCAACATCAACAATAATAGGCAACTACATAAAGCAAAAGTTCCTCAACCTGAAAACAACATGCACTCCACTAGACATCAGAGGCGACTTGAATGATAGATACGATATAAAGATGAATTATATGAAAGCATGGAGAAGTAAGGAACATGCACTCAATGAATTACAAGGAAATGCAAAGGAATCTTACAACCTCATACCGAGTTACTTGTACATGCTACAAAAAACCAACCCTGGAATTATAGTTGACATTGAAAAATGAGAAGATGATAGTTTGTTGTTTCTATTCATGATCTTGAATGCATCTTTGAGAGGCTGGGCAAAATGCAAACCTATAATAGTTATTGATGGCACTTTCCTGAAGTCTGCATATGGAGGAACGTTGCTTTCTACTAGTGCACAGGATGCAGGAGGTAAAATATTCCCACATGCTTTTTGTATAGTAGATTCTAAGAACAACAAGTCATGGGAGTGGTTTTTCACAAAATTAAGAGAAGCATATGGGGTTAGAGAAGACTAGTGTATAATATCAGATCGACATGAAAGCATAATCAAAGCAACAAACAAAGTTTTCCCAGAAATAACACATGGCTTCTGTATGTTCCACCTGTTAAACAACCTACAAGAAACATGTTAAGGAATACAGTGTACCTTTCTTTGTTGCAGCAACCGCGTACACAGAAAAGAAATTCGAATATCATATGAAGGAGCTTGACAACTTGGATAAGTGAATAATTCCTTATTTGTAGAAAATTGGATATCATAAATGGTCAAGATTCTACTCCAAAAACAAAAGGTACTCGATAATGACTTCCAATATTGCTGAGTCACTTAACGCAGCCACTGTGGAAGCTAGAGAAGTACATGTCACAACACTTTTGGAGTGTTTGCATGGATTACTTCAAGATTGGACATACACTAATAGGAAACTAACTCAGAAAACAATGACAAGATTGACACCAGCTGCAGAACAAGCACTCACCAACAACTTCGTATACTCTTTGAAATTAACTGTAAGATtgatcaattttttagtttttttttaattatttctgcTAATCATTGTTGTTGCTATTGTGTTGCTCTAATGTTTCCACTATACCTATACAACATATAATACAGGTAAAGCCAACAAATGAATATTTGTTTGAGGTATTTAAAGAAGATAAGTCATGGATTGTAAATCTTAAAGAACGAATTTGCACTTGGAATAGATTTTAGAAGGATGAAATGCCATGTGGTCATGCTCTTGCTGTGATGATGGAGATGAACATAGACCCCTACGACTATTGTTCACATTACTACACAACAAAAGTATGGTTAGAAACATACGATGCAACTGTGTATCCAGTAGGGAAACAACAACATTGGGAATTACCAGACTTTTTCAAAGACATCATAGTGTTTCCTCTATTTGAAAGAGTGAAGGCTGGAAGACCAAAGAAAAGAAGAATTATAGCTTCTTGGGAaactaaaaagaagaaaaagtgtAGCAAGTGTGGACAAAGAGGTCATAATAGGAAGACATGTCGAACCTGACCACCAAGAAGTTGAGAATAATAACACAGCAACACATAAAAAGATGCTAGTTTATCAAATCACCTAAATAAATAACATTggtttcaatttttatttattttaaacacTTAAACATTGGAAGGAAAATGATTAATTCTTGTTGCTCCCTTGTTTTAAAATGAAATGTTTTTTTATTGTCTTTATAGATTTTGGGACGTATGCATCATACTGATATTAAGTCATAATTATTGATCACCAGTTATTCTTTTTAAAACATAATTGCCTATATTATGAGGATGTTGTTGTATTGTTGCTATATAGTTGTAATagtcaaacaaacaaaaatgacAAATAATAGAAAGATGAAAGTCTGGAAATATATTGAAAAGGAAATAGGACCAACATGATAATTGTTACCAAAATAAACCAAGAAACTAGATTATTATCTAGAAAactaaaattacataaaaaaaacaataaacacAATGTTTGAAGTTGTTCTATTGTTGCTAAAGAGTTGTTACAAAGCTgccgacaaaaaaaaaaaaaacacagtcATTAATCCTTCAAACACAGCTTTTTTCactttcttccaactttttctatCTTTTTTAGGAGACTTCTTTCGAAGTTCAAGTTGACTAGCAACGTTCTCAATTTGAATCATTTTTCCATAAGAATAATGAAGAACAACCAATCCCGAACAGTGATCTTCAACTGAAAAATCACTTGATGGAATTTCCTTGCAATCAGCAAAATACTCAGCAAAGGATgcaacaaaaatatcacaatcACTGCAAAATAGACACCATTTAATGGATTGGTAAAATGTAAACaagcattaaaaatattaaatagaataaaataaacataggaCATTACTTACTTGTCCTCTTGTTGAGGCAATAGCAACAGAAAAAGGAGTCTTGGAATCAACAGATATTGCACTAGGGTCCTTTCTAATATTTTAAAAATGCAGCAACTAAAAAAAAATGCCAGCAAGACAGAATATGGTTCCATAGCTGCCATAGAAGCAGCTTCATACCACCGAGAATTCAACGAATTATACATGTAAAGAATACTTTCCCTTATATTCAAATTCCCTAGAATCCAATGGCTCTTCTTCCTCATATTGGCTGGAAACAAAACATGGTTTACCACATATAAATTTTTTACCTTTTATAAACCGAGCATCTGAATGCCTATGGTTAAGAACTAATGCATCCTGATTCTTTTGCAAAAATTTCTCATAAAGAGAAGATATGCTATCactaaaaaaacaatttgttgtaGTGAAGTTCACCTGAGAAGTTGAATACATCCCCTTCTTCCTTAAGTAATAGAATATGACATCAATATGTTGAAACCAATATGaaagaataacaaaataaattcTCATAAAGCACATCATTACAACATAAGTGCAACACCATACTAACATTagaaaaaaatacaacaattatatgtaagaacaaaaaaaaaactcaccgaGTCAGTTAGACATTCTCCACAATGAGAAAGTATGTGGAACCACAGCTTATCATTCACTGtatcaactccaaagtcaaaggCAGGCTTAAATGTATTTTTACCATTCAAATAAACATTATTTTTcctgaaataaagaaaaaacatattaaaaatgaAAAGAACAATATTTCGACCATCAAGATGCCAAATATCAAATTCCTTCTCATGCTCCTCAGTAGGGACCTCTCTAATCTTGTCATCTAGCGGAAACAACCCTTCTACATAAGTCACCATCTTAAATGTTTCACCTTCTTCACCAGAACCAAAACAAGAAGATACAAAATCTTGCTGGAATGGAGATTTCAAAGCCACTCCAGGCTTCATAATTCTCTTCTCTATAATATTACTATCCTTAACCTCAACAACACTACCAGAAATAACAACATTAGACTCTTCCGCTAGTACAACACCAAGTCCCTCCTGACCTAATTGATCACCAATGACCATGCTTTCAACAACTGCAGAGGAACTAGTAGGAATCTGTAAAACAACAATGGATTGAAAAATGTATGGAATAATAGCAAACATATATAACAACATGTCAACaataaaacaacaacaaataaacaacaaCCCAAACCTTCATTTTTGAAACAACCTCTAGTCCAGACAACACAGTTTTTTCAATTTGAAGTTGACTTAACCCATTGAAAAATGCATCAAAATCTTTTTCACTAGCAACcttcaaaaataaaaacaaaaagtgAACAatggaataaaataaatatttttcaaaaaataaaataaaaataaacaaactaCATTGCCTGAAACAATATCATTTTCATCAATAACATCCTTAGACACAACAACATCGTTTTCAACTATGTCCTCCTTAGACAAAACAATTGCATCATCTCCAAAATCAAGAGATTCATTATAAGCATCAAGTTCACGCTACTTCATAGGTTTCACAACATCTAATACAGTTGCTAAAACATCAACCACCTGTAAAAACAACAGAAAAACACATTTACTAAAATTGgtcattttattaataaaattgcaaCACTACAACATTAATAAAACaacaataatgaaaaaataaaaagataattgtacatacataaaatatattataacaATAACAATGAATATATAACTTTATGCACACAAAAATTGACAAAAACAATGACCAAAACAGAAAATATCcattgaaattataaaataattacaaccaTAAAATGATAATTATCTAAGAACAGGACAATAACTAAACATGCTTTTagtccaaaaaaaataaaaaacaatgttAAAAAAACTAcaattaacaaaataacaaaaaactaAAGTTTCAATCATAAtaacaaaaacaataaataaatctTCATTTCTATGCCATGAGTGGACTGAAGTCGGCTATGTAGACACATTCTGTTCCGTGTCACTCTCAGTGTCTTCACTGTGAACCTTATCATCATCTTCTCCACTAATATCATTTTGCTTTCCTTAAATATCTACACCAGAATTTCCTTCTTCCCCCTTGTCCTCGCCTTCATCTTTTCCAGCatactcttcttcttccttgttaacctcttctttattttcattaCTCTTCTCACGATCGTTGTCACTCCCTTTATCATCATCATCAGAATTATTCTCTTCACCCTGCATTTAAAAACCAAAACATTAAacaacacacatatatacataaaccAGGGTAGTAACATAACCAGAACAATAACATAACAACATCTAAAAAACACTACCTTGTCAAATGCATCCACAAAAACAATATCCATCTCGTACATAACAGACAATAGAGCAATAACACCAATAAATTGAGACTTCACATACTCCTTCAAATCCAATAACTCTGCAGCCATTCCTTCATGCTTAGACACCAACGAATCCATCTTAGCATTTAAAGAATCAAATTGGGTGGGCCCATCAGGGAGGGTTGTCGGGATTTCACCACCAACAAGACCCACATTAGACACAGAATCTACTTTTGCTTCACCAACTTCATCAACATCTGCGTTGAAAGCAAATCCACCCAACTTGTAGACAGCAACCTCATTATCATTTAGCTTCAGATTTCTCAACATCAACTACAAAACAACCaccaaaaaacataaaaacaataaaatgtaATAGGCAGGCAATGTATAACAACAGTAAACTAACATACAAACAACATAAAACTATACCTTCTTAGATGGAATATATAAAACAGTAACCTTCAACAATCTCAGATGAGGAGTGCTAGAAGAACTCCACCTAGCAATCCTCGGAATAGTTTTAGAAACCAATTTGCAGGACTTCCAACCATATAGCAGCAACACTAATAAAACCAAACTTGAAACACATGTGGGCAACCAACCAATGTATTATAAGGTTTAACTTTCTTCTCCTCATTTGAATTTTGTACAGCATTGTATCAACTATCTAATTTATCCTTCAAAGACATAATGGTTTCATCAAAAGATTTCTTACCCCATGCGTACTTAATGACCACTATCAACAGCATCTAAATCTTCACGCATAACTTCTTTTTCCTTCCTAGAACTAAGTAGAAACCACTACACAAAATAGAGAACAACCAACTTTACAGcaacttcatcatcatcaccCCACCTCTTTGCCCTAAAACACTCACAAATAGACTGCTTAGAAATCTTATCACAACCTAGCCAATATTTATCCAAAAAGCTATTTGAATcttgtttgaaattcaaattattGCACCCCCCTTCAGAATCTAAACCAGAAATTAAAGCAAAACTCTTCAATACTAAACCTCAACCTAATACCACTACCAATAACCCATAGCTCATACTCATCTGGCTGCTTAAGTTCCTCAATAACAGCCCAAGAATTGATTGTGGTTGTGGATTAAATGCATGAAGATTCAAGAAGCTACCAAAACAAGTTTCAAAAAAACATTTGTTTTTGTTTATCAGACAAATAGTCATTAATGTCCTTAAAAACCTGATAAGTACAACAAGATACAACCTGGGCGTTAAAATATTGCTTTGGATAGATTAAGTAATGCCAAtcctacaaaaaatatatataaaaattaaattaacaaaaatagtaatgaaacaatcataaaataacaaaacaaaaataacataaacaacaacggacataaaaaaaaaaaaaaaaaaacaccaaaaccaccacacaacaacaaaaacaaacagtaaacttagaaacaacaacaataaatagaattaaaaataaaaataagctccgaaaataaatttctaaaactATAAATTAACCTAATAACTTATAATGCAATTTCAAACAAACATTAAAACGAACACATTATTTTCATTCAACTGTAAATCACGATCCACGcacaataaaattaaaaaaaaaacataaacaaaacaacaataataacacAACCAAACAACATGATGATATAAGAAACTTTAAAATGGGCAAATTACTAAAACTTACAATACATATTCAAACAAACATTACAAGAAACAAATTCGGTACATTCAACAGTCAAAGTGAAAAAAAATatgcaaaaccctaaaaaccaacaTCAAAACAATACAATACAAACAACATGCAAACCTTAACAACAAATTCTTTCGGATCATCTCCCATAACTTTGGTTGATTTCACTTTTTTCTCCTTCCTCCTTTCAATAGCATCAGAAACCAACTTCCGTTTCTGAGATTGGGATTTTGATGACTCGACTTTGGGAAAGTTATGAGAGCTTGGTTTCTCTTCAATCTGCTTCACAGAAGCTTTCTTCCCCATTAGCGAAGCTTGTTTAGAAATCATTGGAgactttggatttttttttaattagaaaAGGAGTAGTAGATCCCTATAGCCATAAATGATAGATAATGCTGTATATAACAACAAAGAACGTGCGCTTAAATACTTCAATAACTATTAAGAACACAATTTTTAGGGGGAAAATGAAGATACTAGTGTGATTGTGGAGCAGAAATAAACTAGTGTGATCATGGAGCAGAAAAAAAATGGAGAGAAGAGTGGAAGAGTGTATATTGTGAAAGTGGAAAGAGTGGGAAGTTgtcagaaaaaattcaaaaaaaaaaaaaaaaaacttcatcaaTACAAATTACACGGAAGAGACAAAAGtagtatttttgtaataaaaaaacatataacGTAAACATAAAAAACGTGATTAGTAGAAAAGTAATTATTGTCGTGTGGCAGTAAAAAAgtttatattgtgatatatttggcaCTTTATGTAAAATTTCCAAAATAAATTTGTattttgatatttattatactggAGGCAAAAAGGTTAatactaaaacaaaataaaatgcattaaaataatatattctcAATTAAAAATAAGTTCATCATGAAGTAGTGTATGGTATTAATTAGAAATTATATGTATCTATTGCGCTAAAAACCATTATTGCTCAATTTTGTTaacaattatataataaaatataagagAATTCTATGGTGCACCTCAAAAATGAGCGCACCGATGCATCTTATTCGTGTTTTTGGTACGTGGATAATTATAGTTCTAATTTTTTTGTATGACGATATACATTCTGCAATCATCCCTGTTATTGTAGAACTAAATCAATAATTTGTAGTTATTTATATCACTTCAAGAAATCGAGCTTTTGCCAGTGCGTTTcacgaattgcgccggcaaaaaacCTTGTTGTTACCAATGAAAATTTACGCCGCTAAAAGTGGGTTTTCCTAACGCAATTACGAAATATGCTGGCAAAAGAAACTTTGCCGGCGCCATTTCCAATTGTGCCAGCAAAAGTTTGCACACTTTTTACGCCCTACTTTTTGCCGGCGCACTAGGCATTATTGCACCGAAAAAAGTAATTTTTATACGAACCTTCATTTGACAGTGGTATTTTTGTCGGCGCATTACGATGTTGCCCCGGCAAAAGTCTTCTAAACATGCTGGTAAAATTCATAAACACACTGGTAAAAGTATTGAGGAATTTAAATACacaattcttttttatttttataagtgATTATAGTATTAtatagtatgattcattaattaataattatttaacatCTAATTAAGGGTATAAAGTTATTAGATTGATCTAAAATcaataataatactaattaactTTGTAATTATGAACTAAGAATGTTGTGATCATTGTCGATTATGCTTATCTAACCATACGATTATCATTTCTTTTAAAAATTGCTATCATAGGTCTAATAAACGGTTGTATTACCCATAAGTTTATGAATCTATGCAATCTTAGTCTTACTCAACATTATTAGTGTTACCGATGATATGATCAAGTATTGTTcttttgttaatatatatatgtatgtttcaTTATTGATAATTTCTTGAAACGTTAGATATTTTGAGGAACAAATGAATAGTCGATCATACCACTGATCTTTTATTATCATTAACAAGAATTAATAGTAATTTTATTGAATGTGTTAGTAGATAAACTCTTGTGATATATATAGGGTAGGTTGTacgtgttgggttttatgcccttaataaaaccatatttcttatgtaacacgttattattatcaataaaagaagtagaaatcgttttgtttattcaattgcatgtttattcaattaatacaaacattcataaaatcctgaacatatggatagttacaattatagtgactaggtcacagtggattatacttgtaattatatattcaaaacaacgagtcctagattagatcagtgcattggattt
It encodes the following:
- the LOC133814871 gene encoding uncharacterized protein LOC133814871, with amino-acid sequence MTSNIAESLNAATVEAREVHVTTLLECLHGLLQDWTYTNRKLTQKTMTRLTPAAEQALTNNFVYSLKLTVKPTNEYLFEVFKEDKSWIKDEMPCGHALAVMMEMNIDPYDYCSHYYTTKVWLETYDATVYPVGKQQHWELPDFFKDIIVFPLFERVKAGRPKKRRIIASWETKKKKKCSKCGQRGHNRKTCRT